From Aristaeella lactis, the proteins below share one genomic window:
- a CDS encoding class I adenylate-forming enzyme family protein, producing the protein MRSRLASMFYENAQKTPDKLAIWCDGKTATYKEMANLVSRYSNLLLSQGAVYGDHIAIPMNNSIESVALFFSAADLGICVVPLNPSLPLEAIKAAMAAGDIKHVIARRAFFADCEKSGGLDVPGFAICLDKEYPGTVPFEKINEMPAERPEVNHDVDGSESLILTMTSGSTGTPKPIDISQDNKYERSMAHIRVYKITQDDKILAATPLYHSLAERLVILPLILGATSILLPRFTPAIWLKCVEEQKPTFTIAVSAQLAQILELLKQPDAPKITSFRSIVSSSALLEASVKYELIDLLHCEFHEMYGTSEVSTVTDICFQETKNKQNSVGKPFDEAQIRILRDESESDFDTDCAPGEVGEIAVKSKLQCKGYYKQEAMMQAAMFGDYFRTGDLGYLDEDGYLYFAGRKKELIITGAINVYPHDIDVVVGRLPEVEECAAFAYPDERLGEVVALAVVPKEDQEINLRALKTYCARNLADFQQPHKIFIVDKLPKNTMGKLQRMAILDYVRENGLDQ; encoded by the coding sequence ATGAGAAGCAGACTGGCAAGCATGTTCTATGAAAACGCACAGAAAACACCTGACAAACTGGCGATCTGGTGCGATGGAAAAACAGCAACATATAAAGAAATGGCGAATCTTGTCAGCCGGTATTCCAATCTCCTGCTGAGCCAGGGAGCGGTATACGGCGACCATATCGCCATTCCTATGAATAACAGCATAGAATCGGTGGCATTGTTCTTCTCCGCCGCGGATCTGGGCATTTGCGTTGTACCGCTGAATCCATCCCTGCCGCTGGAAGCCATCAAAGCAGCGATGGCCGCAGGCGACATTAAGCATGTGATTGCCCGGAGGGCTTTCTTTGCCGACTGTGAAAAGAGCGGCGGACTGGATGTCCCCGGTTTTGCCATCTGCCTGGATAAGGAGTATCCCGGTACCGTTCCGTTTGAAAAGATCAATGAGATGCCTGCGGAAAGACCCGAGGTCAACCACGATGTGGACGGCTCGGAAAGCCTGATCCTGACCATGACTTCCGGTTCAACCGGGACGCCGAAGCCCATTGATATCAGCCAGGACAACAAGTATGAACGTTCCATGGCCCATATCCGGGTCTACAAGATCACGCAGGATGACAAGATCCTGGCGGCCACACCGCTTTACCACTCTCTTGCGGAACGCCTGGTGATTCTGCCCCTGATCCTTGGCGCGACTTCCATTCTGCTGCCGCGGTTCACCCCGGCCATCTGGCTCAAATGTGTGGAGGAACAGAAACCCACCTTCACCATTGCCGTATCTGCGCAGCTGGCACAGATTCTGGAACTGCTGAAGCAGCCTGACGCTCCCAAGATCACCAGCTTCCGCAGCATCGTTTCTTCTTCCGCCCTGCTGGAAGCTTCTGTGAAATATGAACTCATCGATCTGCTGCACTGCGAATTCCATGAGATGTACGGAACCTCGGAAGTATCCACGGTAACGGATATCTGCTTCCAGGAGACAAAGAACAAGCAGAACTCTGTTGGTAAACCCTTTGATGAAGCCCAGATCAGGATCCTCCGGGACGAGAGTGAATCCGATTTTGATACCGACTGCGCTCCCGGTGAAGTAGGAGAGATCGCTGTAAAATCCAAACTTCAGTGCAAAGGCTACTATAAGCAGGAAGCCATGATGCAGGCTGCCATGTTCGGTGATTATTTCCGGACCGGCGACCTGGGTTACCTGGACGAGGACGGATACCTGTACTTTGCCGGCCGCAAGAAGGAACTGATCATCACAGGCGCGATTAACGTCTATCCTCATGATATTGATGTGGTAGTTGGACGACTGCCGGAGGTGGAGGAATGCGCTGCTTTCGCTTATCCGGATGAACGGCTGGGAGAAGTGGTTGCCCTGGCGGTTGTGCCCAAGGAAGACCAGGAGATCAATCTTCGTGCCCTGAAAACCTACTGCGCCAGGAACCTGGCGGACTTCCAGCAGCCCCACAAGATCTTTATTGTCGATAAGCTTCCCAAGAACACTATGGGCAAGCTGCAGCGCATGGCCATTCTGGACTATGTCCGTGAGAACGGACTGGATCAGTAA
- a CDS encoding Gfo/Idh/MocA family protein, with the protein MKDRVTVGVVGAGRALELHAFGYKRSNIPCRLKTVMARRWEQINKAVELYGFEKGTTNYDDILNDPEIDVIDICTPPYVHKEEIIKAMRAGKHVICEKPLVGYFGRPGDPEPIGEKVSKKFMYECLLEELDELRAVRAETGKRFMYAENFVYAPAVLKAGEIIRAKKSRILYMKGEESLKGSSSAVAGEWNKTGGGIFMRNGVHPLGAILYLKEQESISQGHNVTVKSVIGDMGYATKRLTEHEHRHIAARPHDVEDAGTAVITFTDGSKATILSTDNLLGGSKNYVEIYANDTAINCRLTMNDAMETYMVDDEGMDGVYLSEMLPIVTGWNKPFVADEMLRGYCNEIVDFMGAILEDREPEGCFDLAAQVMKVIYAAYYSDEEGRRIDLV; encoded by the coding sequence ATGAAAGACAGAGTTACAGTCGGAGTAGTCGGCGCCGGCCGTGCCCTGGAACTGCACGCGTTCGGATACAAGCGTTCCAATATTCCCTGCAGGCTGAAAACCGTTATGGCCCGCAGATGGGAACAGATCAACAAAGCAGTAGAACTGTACGGCTTTGAGAAGGGAACCACCAATTATGACGATATTCTCAATGATCCGGAGATTGATGTGATCGATATCTGCACTCCGCCCTATGTGCATAAGGAAGAGATCATCAAGGCCATGCGGGCAGGGAAGCATGTCATCTGTGAAAAGCCGCTGGTAGGCTATTTCGGCCGCCCGGGAGATCCGGAACCCATCGGAGAAAAAGTCTCCAAGAAATTCATGTATGAGTGCCTCCTGGAGGAATTGGATGAACTGCGGGCAGTTCGTGCTGAAACCGGAAAGCGGTTCATGTATGCTGAAAACTTTGTCTATGCTCCCGCTGTCCTGAAAGCCGGAGAGATCATCCGGGCCAAGAAGAGCCGCATCCTGTACATGAAGGGCGAGGAAAGCCTGAAAGGTTCCAGCTCCGCCGTGGCCGGTGAGTGGAACAAGACAGGCGGAGGTATCTTCATGCGCAACGGCGTGCATCCGCTGGGCGCTATCCTTTACCTGAAGGAACAGGAATCCATTTCCCAGGGCCATAACGTAACTGTAAAAAGCGTCATCGGCGATATGGGCTACGCTACCAAGCGCCTCACCGAACATGAGCATCGCCACATCGCTGCAAGGCCTCATGACGTGGAAGACGCCGGTACCGCGGTTATCACCTTCACCGATGGCAGCAAGGCTACCATTCTCTCCACGGATAATCTCCTGGGTGGCAGCAAAAACTACGTTGAGATCTATGCGAATGATACTGCTATCAACTGTCGCCTGACCATGAACGACGCCATGGAAACCTACATGGTAGATGACGAGGGCATGGACGGCGTTTACCTCTCCGAAATGCTTCCTATCGTCACCGGATGGAACAAGCCCTTTGTCGCCGACGAAATGCTCCGCGGCTACTGCAACGAGATCGTTGACTTCATGGGTGCCATTCTCGAAGACAGAGAGCCTGAAGGCTGCTTTGATCTGGCAGCCCAGGTCATGAAGGTTATCTATGCAGCCTATTATTCTGACGAAGAAGGCCGCAGGATTGATCTTGTATAA
- a CDS encoding aldolase catalytic domain-containing protein: MTVDGIKVFDATLRDGGLVNDFYFDDQFVKALYKANIEAGIDYMEFGYRASKKQFDPAKFGKWKFTSDEDVWAAIGEKDPRMKLSIMVDVGRTDFREDIKPRNESPIDLFRVATYIDTIPEACEMINYISGLGYETTCNLMAISKCTDEQIAQALYQLAQTPALAVYIVDSYGALYPKQTRKLTRLFHNILSPAGKEVGIHGHNNQQCAFANTLEAKELGAKWLDGTVYGMGRGAGNCHSEALLGYLDGKKYHVEPILNLISEWMLPIKQSGIEWGYNTSYMLTGLTNQHPRTAIAATKKKDTQFAEQLKFLSYQ, from the coding sequence ATGACCGTTGATGGAATAAAAGTATTCGATGCCACGCTTCGCGACGGCGGCCTTGTGAATGATTTTTATTTCGATGATCAGTTCGTAAAGGCCCTGTACAAAGCGAACATTGAAGCCGGGATCGACTACATGGAGTTTGGCTACAGGGCAAGCAAAAAGCAGTTTGATCCGGCCAAATTCGGCAAATGGAAATTCACAAGCGACGAGGATGTATGGGCCGCTATCGGGGAGAAGGATCCCCGGATGAAGCTTTCCATCATGGTGGACGTGGGACGCACAGATTTCCGAGAGGATATCAAGCCCCGGAACGAAAGCCCCATCGATCTGTTCCGTGTGGCCACCTACATCGATACCATTCCCGAAGCCTGTGAGATGATAAACTATATCAGCGGCCTTGGCTATGAGACTACCTGTAATCTGATGGCCATCTCCAAGTGTACAGATGAACAGATCGCCCAGGCACTGTATCAGCTTGCCCAGACACCTGCTTTGGCCGTATATATTGTTGACAGCTATGGTGCCCTGTATCCGAAACAGACAAGAAAACTGACCAGACTTTTCCACAATATCCTTTCTCCAGCAGGGAAAGAAGTGGGTATCCATGGTCACAACAACCAGCAGTGCGCCTTTGCCAACACCCTGGAAGCGAAGGAACTGGGAGCCAAGTGGCTGGACGGAACAGTGTACGGCATGGGACGCGGCGCCGGCAACTGCCATTCGGAAGCCCTGCTGGGTTATCTGGACGGAAAGAAATACCATGTAGAGCCGATTCTTAACCTGATCTCCGAATGGATGCTCCCAATAAAGCAGTCCGGCATCGAATGGGGATACAACACCTCCTACATGCTCACGGGCCTGACCAACCAGCACCCGAGAACCGCTATTGCGGCTACCAAGAAAAAAGATACACAGTTTGCGGAACAGTTGAAGTTCCTGTCATATCAATAA
- a CDS encoding acetyltransferase — MKKIYIVGAGGFGRELLWWIKDINKVQPTWEIAGFLDDDPHALDSYECDYGVVGSIKDWQPKEDEEFALALGSPALKRKIVAILKEKGAKFATIIHPTAMLSEFAHHGEGFIMFPYSKLSANSTVGDFVTLLSSPIGHDTYIGDYSVISGNCSVVRNVVIGKDVFLAAGVCIAQDVHIGDGAYLGLGCVVLKDVKEGDTMFGNPARPMPKMK; from the coding sequence ATGAAGAAGATATACATTGTCGGTGCCGGCGGCTTCGGCCGCGAACTCCTCTGGTGGATCAAGGACATCAACAAAGTACAGCCAACCTGGGAGATCGCCGGTTTCCTGGATGATGATCCCCATGCCCTGGACAGCTATGAATGTGACTATGGCGTTGTTGGTTCCATCAAGGACTGGCAGCCCAAAGAGGATGAAGAATTCGCCCTGGCACTGGGTTCTCCGGCACTGAAACGGAAGATCGTTGCCATCCTGAAGGAAAAGGGAGCGAAGTTCGCCACAATCATCCATCCCACAGCCATGCTGTCGGAATTCGCCCATCACGGGGAAGGCTTCATCATGTTCCCGTATTCAAAGCTTTCCGCGAACTCCACGGTCGGTGATTTTGTGACGCTTCTTTCTTCACCGATCGGGCATGACACCTATATCGGAGATTATTCCGTGATCAGCGGCAACTGCAGTGTGGTCCGGAACGTGGTCATCGGCAAGGATGTGTTCCTGGCAGCCGGTGTCTGCATTGCCCAGGATGTCCACATCGGGGACGGAGCCTACCTTGGCCTTGGCTGTGTTGTCCTGAAGGACGTCAAAGAAGGAGATACCATGTTTGGCAATCCGGCCCGGCCGATGCCGAAGATGAAATAA
- a CDS encoding sugar transferase, with amino-acid sequence MSYKKPCGPYERFLKRPLDCVLSAIALIVFSPLLLIISLLIRKDMGSPVLFKQHRIGLNDREFSMYKFRSMTDARDENGIFLPDDERTTRLGALIRKTSIDELPSLLNILKGDMAIIGPRPLPSRYLDRYTPEQRRRHEVRPGLSNPSTTNGRNSQTWEQQFAGDVWYVDHVTFLTDLKSIIDTIKVVFKRDGATAEDGGARGEFIGTANIEDLKNDAEGNFMKL; translated from the coding sequence ATGTCCTATAAAAAGCCCTGCGGCCCCTATGAGAGATTTCTGAAGCGTCCATTGGATTGTGTATTGTCAGCTATAGCCCTGATTGTATTCAGTCCGCTTCTCCTGATCATTTCCCTTCTGATCCGAAAGGATATGGGGAGCCCGGTTCTCTTCAAACAGCATCGTATCGGTCTGAATGACAGGGAATTCAGCATGTATAAGTTCCGGTCCATGACAGATGCCCGGGATGAGAACGGGATCTTCCTGCCAGATGATGAGCGTACCACCAGACTGGGAGCATTGATCCGTAAAACCAGTATTGATGAACTGCCCAGCCTCCTGAACATCCTGAAAGGGGATATGGCCATCATCGGACCCAGGCCGCTGCCTTCCAGGTATCTGGACAGATACACACCGGAACAACGCAGACGCCATGAAGTCCGTCCGGGTCTTTCCAACCCGTCCACCACGAACGGAAGGAACAGCCAGACATGGGAGCAGCAGTTTGCCGGGGATGTGTGGTATGTGGATCATGTGACTTTCCTGACAGACCTGAAGAGCATTATTGACACCATCAAAGTGGTGTTCAAACGGGACGGTGCTACGGCGGAGGATGGCGGAGCCCGCGGAGAGTTCATTGGAACAGCCAACATTGAAGACCTGAAGAATGATGCCGAAGGCAATTTTATGAAACTATAA
- a CDS encoding DegT/DnrJ/EryC1/StrS family aminotransferase, translating into MDFLTDPRFQGIMPFDGRIWLSSPTMHGDEQRYVDEAIRTNWVSTVGANINEIERELAEYVGCKYAVALSSGTAALHLATKLAGERLYSMARPDQGTLAGKRVFCSDVTFDASINPVAYEDGEAIFIDTERDTWNMDPVALEKAFEMYPDVKLIILAHLYGTPGKMEEIRKIADAHGALIVEDAAESLGAKYKLNGQWIETGMLADYGCISFNGNKIITGSSGGMFLTDSLEDANKVKKWSTQSRENASWYQHEEIGYNYRMSNIVAGIIRGQIPHLDEHIAQKKKIWERYKEGLKDLPVSMNPWDEEKSEPNFWLSCMLINEEAMAPHVRSDKEELWHHVEGKSSPGEILAALAAFRAEGRPIWKPMHMQPIYQNNKFITVDGNGRARSNAYIEGQAPDVGADLFRRGLCLPSDNKMTAHQQDIVIEIIHRCFK; encoded by the coding sequence ATGGATTTCCTGACAGATCCCCGGTTTCAAGGCATTATGCCGTTTGACGGCAGAATATGGCTTTCATCACCGACAATGCACGGTGATGAGCAGCGCTATGTGGACGAAGCGATCCGCACCAACTGGGTGAGTACCGTAGGCGCCAACATCAACGAGATCGAACGGGAACTCGCTGAGTATGTAGGCTGCAAATACGCGGTGGCCCTCAGCTCCGGCACAGCGGCGCTCCATCTTGCCACAAAGCTGGCAGGAGAACGGCTCTACAGCATGGCAAGACCGGACCAGGGAACCCTGGCGGGGAAAAGAGTTTTCTGTTCTGATGTCACTTTTGATGCCTCCATCAATCCGGTTGCGTATGAAGATGGGGAGGCTATCTTTATTGATACGGAGCGGGATACCTGGAACATGGATCCGGTCGCCCTGGAAAAAGCCTTTGAGATGTATCCGGATGTCAAACTGATCATCCTAGCCCACCTGTACGGAACCCCCGGGAAGATGGAAGAGATCCGGAAGATCGCTGATGCCCACGGCGCCCTGATTGTGGAGGACGCGGCGGAGTCCCTCGGAGCAAAATACAAGCTCAACGGCCAGTGGATTGAAACCGGTATGCTGGCGGACTACGGCTGCATCAGCTTCAACGGAAACAAGATCATTACCGGCTCTTCCGGCGGCATGTTCCTGACGGATTCCCTGGAAGACGCCAACAAGGTCAAAAAGTGGTCCACCCAGAGCCGTGAAAACGCCTCCTGGTATCAGCATGAGGAGATCGGCTATAACTACCGGATGAGCAACATCGTCGCCGGTATCATCCGGGGACAGATCCCGCACCTGGATGAGCACATCGCACAGAAGAAAAAGATCTGGGAAAGGTACAAGGAAGGCCTCAAAGATCTTCCGGTCTCTATGAATCCCTGGGACGAGGAAAAGTCAGAACCGAACTTCTGGCTTTCCTGCATGCTGATCAACGAAGAGGCTATGGCTCCGCACGTAAGGAGCGATAAGGAAGAACTCTGGCATCACGTGGAAGGCAAGAGCAGCCCCGGCGAGATCCTGGCAGCCTTGGCAGCCTTCCGGGCAGAAGGCCGTCCAATCTGGAAACCGATGCATATGCAGCCGATCTACCAGAACAACAAGTTCATCACTGTAGACGGTAACGGCAGGGCAAGGAGTAACGCCTATATCGAAGGACAAGCGCCGGACGTTGGCGCGGATCTGTTCAGGCGCGGACTGTGCCTGCCTAGTGACAACAAGATGACAGCACATCAGCAGGATATCGTGATTGAGATCATTCACAGATGCTTCAAGTAA
- a CDS encoding nucleoside-diphosphate sugar epimerase/dehydratase has translation MEQMKKENRVIKFIKNKGFILLLDIIAVNLAYIVALLLRFFVHGEFKVSVSYLDYFWKIAPFYTVGAIAVFFLFRLYGGLTQYAGLNDLNRIIKAHIVTTILHVVISIIVLAVIKKEHNIYRMPFSYYVIGAVLQFIYVTLIRFSRRIFMIEKAKIDSKRSSNVPAMIIGSGDLGQKVLHHLENNTLYKPVAIAGKDSGWMMDGVPVISMEEIESQIKENGVKAVFIADKDLSKEQRDHVRQVSEGLEVEDFTGYMSNQSGFLPLTNLLDVMDMPIVVDVDGKEQQFASAEECLSTLPGEYDVIKVQATKLVLKKREEDTSWMKVYQEQTGHEVSYF, from the coding sequence ATGGAGCAGATGAAAAAGGAAAACCGCGTTATTAAGTTTATAAAGAATAAAGGGTTTATCCTGCTGCTGGATATTATCGCGGTAAACCTGGCCTACATTGTCGCGCTCCTTTTGCGCTTTTTTGTACACGGAGAGTTCAAGGTCAGCGTTTCATACCTGGATTATTTCTGGAAGATCGCTCCGTTCTATACAGTCGGCGCTATCGCTGTGTTTTTCCTGTTCCGTCTTTACGGTGGCCTTACGCAGTATGCCGGGCTGAATGACCTGAACAGGATCATTAAAGCACATATTGTGACCACGATCCTCCATGTTGTCATTTCCATTATTGTGCTTGCGGTGATCAAAAAAGAGCATAACATTTACCGTATGCCTTTTTCCTATTATGTGATCGGCGCTGTTCTTCAGTTTATCTATGTGACTCTGATCCGGTTCTCACGCAGGATCTTCATGATCGAAAAAGCAAAGATCGACAGTAAACGTTCCAGCAATGTGCCGGCAATGATCATTGGCTCCGGAGATCTGGGACAGAAGGTTCTTCATCATCTTGAAAACAATACGCTGTATAAACCCGTAGCGATTGCCGGCAAGGACAGCGGCTGGATGATGGACGGAGTTCCGGTCATCTCCATGGAAGAAATTGAAAGCCAGATCAAGGAAAACGGTGTTAAGGCTGTATTTATCGCTGATAAGGATCTCAGCAAAGAACAGCGTGATCATGTCCGTCAGGTATCAGAAGGGCTTGAAGTGGAAGACTTTACCGGCTATATGAGCAACCAATCCGGCTTCCTGCCGCTGACAAACCTCCTGGATGTGATGGATATGCCCATTGTGGTGGATGTGGACGGAAAAGAACAGCAGTTTGCTTCCGCAGAGGAATGCCTTTCCACCCTGCCGGGCGAATATGACGTTATCAAGGTTCAGGCCACCAAACTGGTCCTGAAAAAGAGAGAGGAAGATACCAGCTGGATGAAGGTCTATCAGGAACAGACAGGCCATGAAGTCAGCTATTTCTGA
- a CDS encoding acyl carrier protein, translating into MEKVREFIIDYIQREYDIPDDVDILNLNYVEEGYIDSLGLIQFIAVIEDEFGITFTDEDLESEDIKVVGKMAELIASKMEGAAE; encoded by the coding sequence ATGGAAAAAGTAAGAGAGTTCATTATTGATTATATTCAGCGGGAATACGACATTCCGGATGATGTGGATATCCTGAACCTGAACTATGTGGAGGAAGGATATATTGATTCGCTCGGCCTGATCCAGTTCATTGCGGTCATCGAGGATGAATTCGGCATTACCTTTACGGATGAAGACCTGGAAAGCGAAGATATCAAAGTTGTCGGAAAAATGGCTGAACTGATTGCTTCAAAGATGGAGGGAGCGGCAGAATGA